A region of Candidatus Nomurabacteria bacterium DNA encodes the following proteins:
- a CDS encoding Fic family protein: MSNEIVSHKDNRAEDITEFFNSQEQLKDSTQRRDYFEHLDENEFLDLVQQTAGLVRTGKVENQHFDGETVGLMTHEVPDQREKEQLLRDTWTVAKEFLSDAEIPDEDALDYAALTVAGGLLYAHPFMDGNGRTSRTLSYMIARGNGDKQELHDILAETGGGRNWQVAPVPLVTSGQSVFEGKQPKSIEWEDTFVGEAEDALGGAIANSRYKDAIIRKFIEKYGELAGEQIKGSSLQHEDGTSTLNGEEFIAKLVNDPEAGMTNADELMKLHREARADYVHRFLKAMQLKEKTQLRRIRQGDFEITDQDDEFQRGRKQTIIKEFGKRSVNGLLTPAEQQLVQHRSYSRIRHGKERDEDIAA, encoded by the coding sequence ATGTCGAACGAGATAGTTTCCCATAAAGACAACCGCGCAGAAGATATTACAGAGTTTTTCAACTCCCAAGAGCAACTCAAAGACTCTACACAGCGTCGTGATTACTTTGAGCACCTAGATGAAAACGAGTTCCTTGATCTTGTCCAACAAACTGCGGGACTTGTACGAACTGGTAAGGTAGAAAACCAGCATTTTGATGGCGAAACGGTCGGGTTAATGACGCATGAAGTGCCCGACCAGCGGGAAAAAGAGCAACTTTTGCGCGATACATGGACAGTAGCAAAAGAGTTTTTGAGTGATGCCGAAATTCCCGATGAAGATGCACTGGATTATGCTGCACTTACGGTTGCTGGTGGCTTACTGTATGCACACCCATTTATGGATGGCAACGGTCGCACTAGTCGAACACTCTCGTACATGATTGCTCGTGGTAACGGTGATAAGCAGGAGTTGCACGACATACTTGCCGAAACTGGCGGTGGCCGTAACTGGCAAGTCGCACCAGTGCCTCTAGTGACGAGCGGTCAGTCGGTGTTTGAGGGCAAGCAACCGAAATCGATTGAATGGGAAGATACATTTGTTGGCGAGGCAGAAGATGCGCTCGGTGGTGCTATTGCCAACAGTAGATATAAAGACGCGATTATTAGAAAGTTTATCGAAAAATACGGTGAGTTAGCCGGAGAGCAGATTAAAGGAAGTTCGTTACAGCATGAAGATGGAACTTCTACGCTAAATGGTGAAGAGTTTATTGCCAAACTTGTTAACGATCCAGAGGCGGGCATGACAAATGCGGATGAATTGATGAAGTTACATCGTGAAGCCCGCGCCGATTATGTTCACCGGTTTCTTAAAGCAATGCAGCTGAAAGAAAAGACACAGCTTCGTAGAATCCGCCAAGGAGATTTTGAGATAACCGACCAAGATGATGAATTCCAGAGAGGGCGTAAGCAAACAATCATTAAAGAGTTTGGAAAGCGTTCCGTTAATGGATTGTTGACACCTGCCGAGCAGCAACTCGTACAGCACCGTTCGTACTCACGAATACGTCATGGGAAAGAACGGGACGAAGATATCGCCGCTTAA
- a CDS encoding aminoglycoside 6-adenylyltransferase has protein sequence MFETNEQDVLSKLERWGTQNDNVRAMILTSSRVSKSSKPDKLSDYDVELIVKDLHLFNSDDWLDYFGQTLVKWPLMPRNAGFAPGSLTRLVVFKDFPRVDFQIIDNQHFDSTDYNNGYKIIIDKDNIESKIVHPTLKKYIVTKPTEREFYETVDGFYWDLPYIAKSLRRGETAFARYMLLSAIRYESFERMLSWYVGLSNNWSINYGVHGRNLEKLMDIDFANEINSISATSEKKEIWQATLSMVDIFDRMSQEVGTQLGYTKEPVNKKAVIVLCEDMLNLNL, from the coding sequence ATGTTTGAAACCAATGAACAAGATGTACTTTCAAAGTTAGAACGCTGGGGCACTCAAAACGATAATGTAAGAGCAATGATATTGACTAGCTCTCGAGTCAGTAAAAGCTCAAAACCAGATAAGCTATCAGATTATGACGTAGAATTAATCGTAAAAGATTTACATTTATTTAACAGCGATGACTGGTTAGACTATTTTGGACAAACATTAGTAAAGTGGCCACTCATGCCAAGAAATGCTGGCTTTGCTCCGGGTAGTCTTACCAGGCTGGTTGTTTTTAAAGACTTTCCTAGGGTTGACTTTCAAATTATTGATAATCAGCACTTTGATAGCACAGACTATAATAACGGATACAAGATAATTATAGATAAAGATAATATAGAATCCAAAATAGTACACCCTACTTTAAAAAAATACATAGTTACCAAACCAACTGAGAGGGAATTTTATGAAACTGTAGATGGCTTTTATTGGGATTTACCCTATATAGCAAAAAGCTTGCGTCGTGGAGAAACGGCCTTTGCTAGGTATATGCTATTAAGCGCTATACGATATGAATCATTCGAGAGAATGCTTTCATGGTATGTGGGTCTTAGTAACAACTGGAGCATTAACTATGGCGTTCACGGCAGAAATTTAGAAAAGCTTATGGATATTGATTTTGCAAATGAGATAAATAGTATTAGCGCAACTAGTGAAAAAAAAGAAATATGGCAAGCAACACTTAGTATGGTTGATATATTCGATAGGATGTCACAAGAAGTTGGTACTCAGCTTGGCTATACAAAAGAACCCGTAAACAAAAAAGCGGTAATTGTTTTATGTGAAGACATGCTTAATCTAAATCTCTAA
- a CDS encoding helix-turn-helix domain-containing protein, with the protein MTKRTLTIYETAWNMYQAESTINQIAQVVSRDRATVYRWLRKIKQIGIRLFLKRKTTAKHRRPKAQIPETTIQKIVDIRNEFGWCGAKIRKELKENHGISLALSTIYRYLHRRFTKAAVGVRRYKKHKALVAASAPREVIEHDTVDLGGGVYAYTAIDIFTKEPSVVIGTNLEMNTGAGAFAIHNAFYGRTVLHQSDNGSEFQTTFREAVEAVSEHRYSRPYKKNEQSHIENFNKSLRSECFPRGEYQQKDIAELQERANRFTKHYINRRWHMGLPDMMTPAQFKQYYKDNPETATLELAKVTEKSHLG; encoded by the coding sequence ATGACTAAGCGTACACTAACAATCTACGAAACAGCATGGAATATGTACCAAGCTGAATCTACCATCAACCAAATAGCTCAGGTAGTATCCCGCGATAGGGCTACTGTCTACCGTTGGCTAAGAAAGATCAAACAGATCGGCATCCGGTTGTTTCTGAAGCGCAAGACCACCGCCAAGCACCGTCGCCCCAAAGCTCAAATACCAGAAACCACCATCCAAAAGATAGTAGACATTAGAAATGAGTTTGGCTGGTGTGGCGCTAAGATACGTAAAGAACTCAAAGAAAACCATGGCATTAGCCTGGCTTTATCCACTATCTACCGTTATCTTCACAGACGTTTCACCAAGGCGGCTGTTGGCGTACGGCGCTACAAGAAACATAAAGCTCTCGTGGCAGCTTCTGCCCCAAGAGAAGTAATCGAACACGACACAGTAGACCTGGGTGGCGGTGTCTATGCATATACAGCCATAGACATATTCACGAAGGAACCAAGTGTAGTAATTGGTACTAACCTAGAGATGAACACCGGAGCCGGGGCTTTTGCCATCCACAACGCCTTCTACGGGCGTACAGTATTGCACCAGTCGGATAACGGCTCCGAGTTCCAAACAACCTTCCGAGAGGCTGTTGAGGCTGTCAGTGAGCATCGTTATAGCCGTCCGTACAAGAAGAACGAACAAAGCCATATTGAAAACTTCAACAAATCTCTCAGAAGCGAATGCTTCCCAAGGGGCGAATACCAACAAAAAGACATCGCAGAACTACAGGAACGAGCCAACAGATTTACCAAACACTACATTAACCGTAGATGGCATATGGGGTTACCTGACATGATGACCCCAGCTCAATTCAAGCAATATTATAAAGATAATCCGGAGACTGCTACACTGGAACTAGCGAAAGTTACGGAAAAGTCGCATTTGGGGTGA
- a CDS encoding ComF family protein: MNILDTALSLVAPHQCVVCNAEGAVLCKSCAATLPTLPSICYVCGKATKHNNPCQQHKSSSAPIAVYIATDYQGAIKKLIKAYKFDYKRSAAKDIAYFLQLNIPYLDSDYVLTYVPATGSHIRERGFNHMQAVTKALAKMQKRKVIETLVRVTSVTQKGADRPTRKKQLANAFRPIAGHVAGKKLLIVDDVVTTGATIDATVKLLYKAGAQEVRVAVVARTP; this comes from the coding sequence ATGAACATTTTAGATACCGCCCTATCACTAGTCGCACCACATCAATGTGTTGTGTGTAATGCTGAGGGCGCAGTTTTGTGTAAGTCATGCGCAGCTACGTTACCTACCCTACCAAGTATTTGTTATGTATGTGGCAAAGCTACAAAACATAACAACCCATGCCAACAGCATAAAAGTTCATCTGCACCAATTGCCGTATACATTGCTACAGATTACCAAGGAGCTATTAAAAAGCTCATCAAGGCGTACAAATTCGACTATAAACGTTCGGCTGCAAAAGATATTGCCTATTTTTTGCAACTCAATATACCCTATCTAGACTCAGATTACGTGCTTACATATGTACCCGCAACAGGTAGCCACATCAGAGAGCGTGGTTTTAACCATATGCAAGCCGTTACAAAAGCACTTGCCAAAATGCAAAAGCGTAAAGTAATAGAAACATTAGTGCGCGTAACATCTGTTACGCAAAAGGGCGCAGACAGGCCCACCAGAAAAAAACAATTGGCGAATGCGTTCCGCCCGATAGCTGGGCACGTTGCAGGTAAAAAACTTCTTATAGTTGATGATGTAGTGACAACTGGGGCTACAATAGACGCTACAGTAAAATTATTATACAAAGCAGGAGCCCAAGAGGTTCGCGTGGCTGTCGTTGCGAGAACACCTTAG
- a CDS encoding Hsp20/alpha crystallin family protein encodes MARRTADDDLLMEEELTAAFLGDEDLVSPAAAPAQPVAEEEEWDENEPILGQLAVDVYETKEKLVVKARTAGVNKNDLDVSIADNTLSIRGTLSAGGEEDVENYHLQECYWGEFSRSLVLPVPVKEDEIEAVLKDGVLTISFTKVQQDTVKKIQVL; translated from the coding sequence ATGGCACGACGTACGGCAGACGATGATCTGTTAATGGAAGAAGAGCTAACGGCTGCGTTTTTGGGTGATGAAGATCTAGTATCTCCAGCTGCCGCACCAGCGCAACCAGTCGCAGAAGAAGAAGAATGGGACGAAAACGAACCAATCTTAGGACAATTGGCGGTTGATGTATACGAAACAAAAGAAAAACTTGTTGTTAAGGCACGAACTGCTGGCGTTAACAAGAACGATCTAGATGTGAGTATTGCAGACAACACCTTAAGCATTCGCGGGACACTATCTGCGGGTGGCGAAGAAGACGTAGAAAACTACCACTTGCAAGAATGCTACTGGGGCGAATTTTCTCGTAGCTTAGTACTACCTGTGCCAGTAAAAGAAGATGAAATTGAAGCTGTTTTAAAAGACGGCGTTCTAACCATTAGCTTTACAAAGGTACAGCAAGACACGGTTAAGAAAATTCAAGTTTTATAA